In Malus sylvestris chromosome 15, drMalSylv7.2, whole genome shotgun sequence, a single genomic region encodes these proteins:
- the LOC126602973 gene encoding secreted RxLR effector protein 161-like: MEPNAKMCAHEGKHLEDATMYRQLVGSLIYLTLTRPDISYAVGVMCRYMQNPKKPHLEAVRRIPRYVKSTIDYGVLYKKGENCKLVGYYDADFAGDHDTRRSTTGYVFRIGSGVVSWCSKRQPTVSLSTTEAEYRAAAMAAQENAWLVQLMGDLHQLVDYPVPLYCENQSAIRLAENLVFHTRTKHVEVHYHFIREKVLQEEIEMRQINTDEQVADLFTKGLSTGKFEKFRRQLSMEERISWC, translated from the coding sequence ATGGAGCCAAATGCCAAAATGTGTGCACATGAAGGAAAACATTTAGAAGATGCGACGATGTATCGACAATTGGTAGGTAGTCTGATCTACTTAACCTTGACTCGACCTGACATTTCTTATGCAGTTGGCGTGATGTGTCGGTACATGCAAAATCCAAAGAAGCCTCACTTGGAAGCAGTTCGACGAATACCGAGATATGTGAAAAGTACAATTGACTATGGTGTTTTGTACAAGAAAGGTGAAAACTGCAAGTTAGTTGGTTATTATGATGCAGACTTTGCAGGAGATCATGACACCAGAAGATCGACCACTGGGTATGTCTTTAGAATTGGTTCTGGAGTAGTTTCGTGGTGCAGCAAGAGACAACCAACGGTGTCTTTGTCAACCACAGAAGCAGAGTATAGAGCAGCAGCAATGGCAGCTCAAGAGAATGCATGGCTGGTACAGTTGATGGGTGATCTACATCAACTAGTAGACTATCCAGTACCATTGTACTGTGAAAACCAATCGGCAATTCGCTTGGCGGAAAATCTAGTCTTTCATACAAGAACTAAACATGTGGAGGTACACTATCATTTCATTAGAGAGAAGGTCTTGCAAGAAGAGATTGAGATGAGACAAATCAATACAGATGAACAAGTTGCGGACTTGTTCACTAAAGGTTTGAGTACTGGCAAGTTTGAAAAATTTCGTCGTCAACTCAGCATGGAGGAAAGAATAAGCTGgtgttga